Proteins from a genomic interval of Medicago truncatula cultivar Jemalong A17 chromosome 3, MtrunA17r5.0-ANR, whole genome shotgun sequence:
- the LOC11433543 gene encoding uncharacterized protein yields MEVFVGPTFTIDVPSSPPPSNQSDGRHLFFTGGVSSEPESSSSIGTPDDSDNDEEVQSKLNLKGRNGLGSLDSLEDSLPIKRGLSSHFEGKSKSFTDLSQVSNLNELQKQESPFNKRRRVLIASKFSRKSSFYSWSNPQSMPLLPVNEDRDDYDDVYYDYEDEEKARKMPSGSSSSSSSNSLADDKKQEDQVQIGHGRMHESYAAEMRLRLRSFKSRSYSLADLQEHDDEEDDD; encoded by the exons atggaagtttTTGTGGGTCCTACTTTCACCATTGACGTTCCTTCATCTCCGCCACCTTCCAACCAGTCCGACGGTCGCCACCTCTTCTTCACCGGCGGTGTTTCATCGGAGCCGGAGAGTTCATCGTCGATCGGAACTCCTGATGACAGTGACAACGATGAGGAAGTACAGAGCAAGTTGAACTTGAAAGGAAGAAATGGGTTGGGTTCGTTGGATTCTTTAGAAGACTCTCTCCCCATCAA GAGGGGATTATCGAGTcattttgaaggaaaatcaaAGTCATTCACAGATCTATCACAAGTAAGCAATTTGAATGAATTGCAAAAGCAAGAGAGTCCttttaacaaaagaagaagGGTTCTAATTGCAtccaaattttcaagaaaatcaTCTTTCTATTCTTGGTCAAATCCTCAATCCATGCCACTTTTGCCTGTAAATGAGGATcgtgatgattatgatgatgtttattatgattatgaagaTGAGGAAAAGGCTAGAAAAATGCCATCtggttcatcatcttcatcttcctctaATTCCTTGGCTGATGATAAGAAACAAGAAGACCAGGTTCAGATTGGTCATGGTAGAATGCATGAATCCTATGCTGCTGAAATGAGACTTAGACTTAGAAGCTTCAAGTCAAGGAGTTATTCTCTTGCAGATCTACAAGAACATgatgatgaggaagatgatgattaa